A single Chengkuizengella sediminis DNA region contains:
- the glpK gene encoding glycerol kinase GlpK, producing the protein MKDYILSIDQGTTSSRAILFNKQGEIEHMTQKEFSQLFPKPGWVEHNANEIWGSVLAVIASCLSESGITPEQIAGIGITNQRETTVVWDKNTGEPIYNAIVWQSRQTAEICQDLTTGGLNDTFHNKTGLLIDPYFSGTKIKWIIDHVEGARQKAEQGDLLFGTIDTWLIWKLSSGELHVTDYSNASRTLIFNIHTLTWDKELLDILNIPSTMLPEVKPSSHVYGNTSKNHFFGCEVPIAGAAGDQQAALFGQACFSEGMAKNTYGTGCFMLMNTGENIINSEHGLLTTIAWGVNGKVEYALEGSIFVAGSAIQWLRDGLRMFKDVKDSEQYAKRIDSTEGVYVVPAFVGLGTPYWDSDVRGSVFGLTRGTSKEHFIRATLESLAYQTKDVLTAMELDSGISLKTLRVDGGAVKNNFLMQFQSDMLNSSVERPLVNETTALGAAYLAGLAIGFWKDQTEIANQWNSDRIFNPMLKEDKRSELYFGWKKAVKAAMAFK; encoded by the coding sequence GTGAAAGATTATATTTTATCTATTGACCAAGGAACAACAAGTTCGCGTGCTATATTGTTTAATAAGCAAGGTGAAATTGAGCATATGACTCAAAAAGAATTTTCTCAACTATTTCCAAAACCGGGTTGGGTAGAACATAATGCGAATGAAATTTGGGGTTCAGTCCTAGCTGTTATTGCATCTTGTTTATCAGAATCTGGAATCACTCCTGAACAAATTGCCGGTATAGGTATTACAAATCAAAGGGAAACAACAGTAGTGTGGGATAAAAATACAGGCGAACCTATTTATAATGCGATTGTTTGGCAATCTCGACAGACAGCAGAAATTTGCCAGGATTTAACTACTGGAGGGTTAAATGATACCTTTCATAATAAAACGGGACTTCTTATAGATCCATATTTCTCGGGCACAAAGATAAAATGGATTATAGATCATGTCGAGGGAGCTCGTCAAAAAGCTGAACAGGGTGATCTGTTATTTGGTACCATCGATACTTGGTTAATATGGAAGCTGTCTAGTGGAGAATTACATGTCACAGATTATTCGAATGCATCAAGAACTCTAATTTTTAATATTCATACGTTAACATGGGATAAGGAATTATTGGATATTTTAAACATTCCATCAACAATGTTACCAGAGGTTAAACCATCATCCCATGTATATGGAAATACTTCGAAGAATCACTTTTTCGGATGCGAGGTTCCTATTGCAGGAGCAGCAGGTGATCAACAAGCTGCTTTGTTTGGTCAAGCATGTTTTAGTGAAGGAATGGCAAAAAATACTTATGGAACCGGATGTTTTATGCTGATGAATACGGGGGAGAATATTATTAATTCTGAACACGGATTATTAACAACCATCGCTTGGGGCGTAAATGGGAAAGTTGAATACGCTTTAGAGGGAAGTATTTTTGTAGCGGGTTCTGCTATACAATGGCTGCGTGATGGATTACGGATGTTCAAAGATGTCAAAGATAGTGAACAATATGCAAAGCGAATAGATTCAACTGAAGGAGTTTATGTTGTTCCGGCATTTGTAGGATTAGGAACACCTTACTGGGATAGCGACGTTCGTGGGAGTGTATTTGGGTTAACGAGAGGTACTAGCAAAGAGCATTTCATTAGAGCTACTTTAGAATCTTTAGCGTATCAAACAAAGGATGTACTTACAGCAATGGAATTAGATTCTGGGATCTCATTAAAAACATTAAGAGTAGATGGCGGTGCTGTAAAAAATAATTTCTTAATGCAATTTCAAAGTGATATGTTAAATAGCTCTGTAGAAAGACCATTAGTGAATGAAACAACGGCTTTAGGAGCAGCCTATTTAGCTGGATTAGCTATTGGTTTTTGGAAGGATCAAACGGAAATCGCTAATCAATGGAACAGTGACCGAATCTTCAATCCAATGTTAAAGGAAGACAAACGAAGCGAATTATATTTTGGCTGGAAAAAGGCAGTTAAGGCAGCTATGGCATTTAAATAA
- a CDS encoding glycerol-3-phosphate dehydrogenase/oxidase: MDNLFSSLNRHKKLTEMSQETQDLLIIGGGITGCGIALDAVTRGMKTVLVEMQDFGAGTSSRSTKLVHGGLRYLKQFEIGIVNEVGKERAIVYENGPHVTTPEWMLLPIQKGGTFGKFSTSIGLRIYDYLAKVKKSERRRMLSYQETLEKEPLLKKKGLKGGGYYVEYRTDDARLTIEVIKEAVKYGANAVNYTKVDNLIYDDSGKVTGAQVREIDSGNVYKIYAKKVINATGPWVDNIRTMDKSMNNRKLLLTKGAHLVIDQKVFPLKQSIYFDTSDGRMVFAIPRDGKTYVGTTDTVYSGDTSNPQLTMEDRDYILSAIHNMFPAVKLSEKDFESSWAGVRPLIYEDGKKPSEISRKDEIWQSESGLITIAGGKLTGYRKMAETVVDLVTKHFSDIERRTFLECKTKQLPISGGDVGGAKHLTSFISEKEKESQNYGFTRAQGEHLARLYGSNVDNLFKLAEQYRSHHQYDIDLPLDIFVQLLYGIQYEMVTKPVDFFIRRTGALLFNIDWVRKWKKPVIEYMASIFNWSSEQKSQHIKELEKQLHAAEFPQTS; this comes from the coding sequence ATGGATAATCTATTTTCGAGCTTGAACAGGCATAAAAAACTAACTGAAATGAGTCAGGAAACACAGGATTTACTAATTATAGGTGGAGGAATTACAGGTTGTGGAATTGCATTAGATGCAGTCACAAGAGGGATGAAAACAGTACTAGTTGAAATGCAAGATTTTGGGGCTGGAACATCAAGCCGCTCTACAAAGTTGGTTCACGGCGGACTAAGGTATTTAAAACAATTTGAAATAGGAATTGTTAATGAAGTTGGCAAAGAACGTGCTATTGTATATGAAAATGGACCTCATGTAACTACTCCAGAATGGATGTTGTTACCGATTCAAAAAGGTGGTACTTTTGGCAAGTTCAGTACTTCAATCGGGTTAAGAATATATGATTATTTAGCTAAAGTGAAAAAGTCAGAAAGAAGGAGAATGTTATCTTATCAAGAAACTTTGGAAAAGGAGCCTTTACTTAAAAAAAAGGGGTTAAAAGGCGGAGGATATTATGTTGAATATCGCACTGATGATGCCAGGTTAACGATAGAGGTAATAAAAGAGGCAGTTAAGTATGGTGCAAATGCAGTTAACTACACAAAAGTTGACAACCTGATTTATGATGACAGCGGAAAAGTGACGGGTGCTCAAGTCCGTGAAATTGACTCAGGAAACGTGTATAAAATTTATGCTAAAAAGGTCATTAATGCAACAGGTCCATGGGTAGATAACATTCGTACAATGGATAAATCGATGAATAATAGAAAATTGCTTTTAACTAAAGGGGCACATTTGGTGATTGATCAAAAAGTTTTCCCTTTAAAACAATCCATCTATTTTGATACGTCAGATGGTCGTATGGTGTTTGCAATTCCTAGAGATGGAAAAACCTATGTTGGCACTACAGATACAGTTTATTCAGGGGATACATCAAATCCGCAATTGACTATGGAAGACAGAGATTACATTTTAAGCGCTATTCATAATATGTTCCCTGCTGTTAAGTTATCTGAGAAAGATTTTGAATCTAGTTGGGCGGGTGTTAGACCGTTAATTTATGAAGATGGGAAAAAACCTTCCGAGATATCCCGTAAGGATGAGATTTGGCAATCTGAATCTGGGTTAATCACTATAGCTGGCGGGAAATTAACAGGTTATCGGAAAATGGCTGAGACGGTTGTTGATCTAGTAACAAAACATTTTAGTGATATAGAAAGGAGAACTTTCTTAGAGTGCAAAACCAAACAATTACCTATCTCTGGTGGAGATGTAGGGGGAGCAAAGCATCTAACATCATTTATAAGTGAAAAGGAAAAGGAATCACAAAATTATGGCTTTACAAGAGCACAAGGAGAACATCTCGCTCGCTTGTATGGTTCTAATGTAGATAATTTATTTAAATTAGCTGAACAATATAGAAGCCATCATCAATATGATATTGATTTGCCGTTGGATATATTTGTACAGCTGTTATATGGAATTCAATATGAGATGGTCACAAAACCTGTTGATTTTTTTATTAGGAGAACTGGAGCACTACTTTTCAATATTGATTGGGTACGAAAATGGAAGAAGCCTGTTATTGAATATATGGCGTCAATTTTTAATTGGTCTTCTGAACAGAAGTCTCAACATATTAAAGAACTAGAGAAACAATTACATGCCGCTGAATTTCCTCAAACAAGTTAA
- the adhE gene encoding bifunctional acetaldehyde-CoA/alcohol dehydrogenase: MSMKEKKVQEQVSAKQEVDLLVQRAKKSQAEFLKLNQEQVDHIVQQMALAGLDRHMVLAKMAVQETGRGVYEDKITKNIFATEYIYHSIKYDKTVGVIEENAYENFQKVAEPVGVIAGVTPVTNPTSTTMFKSLISIKTRNPIIFAFHPSAQRCSREAAKTILEAAIQAGAPEHCIQWIDNPSLEATGLLMNHPEVALVLATGGSAMVKAAYSTGKPALGVGPGNVPCFIEKTANIKQAATDLILSKSFDNGMICASEQSVIIEEPIYQETTKFMKDMGCYFLNEEETAKVSKLVINPEKCAVNAVIVGQSANKIADMAGLKVPKDTKVLVAELDGVGDKYPLSAEKLSPVLACYKVKNAKEGILRAAEVVAYGGMGHSSVIHSGDQDVINEFSAVLQTGRVIVNSPSTHGAIGDIYNTNLPSLTLGCGSYGNNSTTSNVSAVNLINVKRVAHRTVNMQWFKIPNKIYFEKGATQYLAKMPDITRVMVVTDEMMVKLGYVEKVEYYLRKRQMPVHIEVFSDVEPDPSVDTVERGTAMMNSFKPDCIIALGGGSPMDAAKAMWLFYEYPDTNFNSLKQKFLDIRKRVYKYPRLGKKAKFVGIPTTSGTGSEVTSFAVITDKDQGNTKYPLADYELTPDVAIIDPDYVLSLPKTAVADTGMDVLTHAIEAYVSVMANDYTDGLAMKAIQLVFEHLENSYKVGDALSREKMHNASTIAGMAFANAFLGINHSLAHKWGGEFHTAHGRTNAILLPHVIRYNATKPTKFASFPKYDHYVADERYAEIARTLGLPASTTEEGVHSLINAIRKLNKALNIPEKFKDVNVNPTEFEAKANYLADRAFEDQCTTANPKMPLVTELAEIYRKAYYGKFE, encoded by the coding sequence ATGTCTATGAAAGAGAAGAAAGTTCAAGAGCAAGTTTCAGCAAAACAAGAAGTTGATTTATTAGTACAACGTGCTAAAAAGTCACAAGCAGAATTTTTAAAACTAAATCAAGAGCAAGTGGATCATATTGTCCAACAAATGGCATTAGCAGGATTAGATCGTCATATGGTATTGGCAAAAATGGCTGTTCAAGAAACTGGAAGAGGTGTTTATGAGGATAAAATCACCAAAAATATTTTTGCTACAGAATATATATACCACAGTATAAAGTATGACAAAACTGTAGGTGTAATTGAAGAAAATGCTTATGAAAATTTTCAGAAGGTAGCTGAACCGGTTGGTGTGATTGCAGGAGTTACGCCTGTTACAAATCCAACTTCAACAACGATGTTTAAATCTCTAATCTCAATTAAAACAAGAAATCCTATTATTTTTGCATTTCATCCTTCTGCACAACGGTGCAGTAGAGAGGCTGCAAAAACAATTCTTGAAGCAGCTATTCAAGCAGGTGCACCTGAACATTGCATCCAATGGATTGACAATCCTTCATTAGAAGCAACTGGATTATTAATGAACCATCCTGAAGTGGCGTTAGTTTTAGCAACTGGAGGATCTGCAATGGTCAAAGCAGCATACAGTACTGGAAAACCTGCACTTGGTGTAGGACCTGGTAATGTTCCTTGTTTCATTGAAAAAACAGCAAATATCAAACAGGCAGCTACAGATTTAATTCTTTCTAAATCTTTTGATAATGGTATGATTTGTGCTTCTGAACAGTCTGTGATTATTGAAGAACCCATTTATCAAGAAACTACCAAATTTATGAAGGATATGGGCTGCTATTTTCTAAATGAAGAAGAAACTGCTAAAGTATCAAAATTAGTAATTAATCCTGAGAAATGCGCAGTTAATGCTGTGATAGTAGGTCAATCTGCTAACAAGATTGCTGACATGGCAGGTTTGAAAGTGCCGAAGGATACAAAAGTTTTAGTTGCTGAATTAGATGGTGTTGGTGATAAATATCCATTGTCAGCTGAAAAGCTAAGTCCGGTTTTAGCTTGTTATAAAGTGAAGAATGCTAAAGAAGGTATACTACGTGCAGCAGAAGTAGTTGCTTATGGTGGTATGGGTCACTCTTCTGTTATCCATTCTGGAGATCAAGATGTTATTAATGAATTCTCAGCAGTATTGCAAACAGGTCGTGTCATCGTAAATTCACCATCTACACATGGAGCAATTGGAGATATATACAATACTAACCTTCCATCTTTAACTCTTGGTTGTGGAAGTTATGGTAATAATAGTACAACATCTAATGTTTCTGCGGTGAACCTAATCAATGTTAAAAGAGTGGCACATAGAACAGTAAATATGCAATGGTTTAAAATACCAAACAAAATTTATTTTGAAAAAGGTGCTACTCAATATTTAGCTAAAATGCCTGATATCACAAGAGTTATGGTAGTTACAGATGAAATGATGGTGAAGCTTGGATACGTTGAAAAGGTAGAATATTATTTACGCAAAAGACAAATGCCTGTTCATATTGAGGTTTTCTCAGATGTCGAACCTGATCCATCTGTAGACACAGTCGAACGAGGTACAGCGATGATGAATAGCTTCAAACCAGACTGTATTATCGCACTTGGTGGCGGTTCTCCAATGGATGCAGCTAAAGCAATGTGGTTATTTTATGAATATCCAGATACAAACTTTAACTCTTTAAAACAAAAATTCTTAGATATTAGAAAAAGAGTTTACAAATATCCACGTCTAGGTAAAAAAGCAAAGTTTGTAGGGATTCCAACAACGTCAGGAACAGGTTCTGAAGTGACTTCATTTGCTGTTATTACAGACAAAGATCAAGGGAATACAAAATATCCATTGGCGGACTATGAATTAACTCCCGATGTTGCAATCATAGATCCAGATTACGTGTTGAGCTTACCTAAAACAGCAGTTGCAGATACTGGAATGGATGTTTTAACGCATGCAATTGAAGCTTACGTATCTGTGATGGCAAACGATTATACAGATGGATTGGCAATGAAAGCAATACAGCTTGTGTTTGAACACCTTGAAAATTCTTATAAAGTAGGAGACGCATTATCTAGAGAAAAAATGCATAACGCTTCTACTATCGCTGGAATGGCTTTTGCGAATGCCTTTCTTGGCATCAACCATAGCTTAGCTCACAAATGGGGCGGTGAATTCCATACAGCACATGGTAGAACAAATGCGATATTATTGCCGCATGTCATTAGATATAACGCGACTAAACCTACTAAATTTGCTTCATTTCCGAAATATGACCATTATGTTGCTGATGAAAGATATGCTGAAATTGCGAGAACGCTAGGACTACCTGCAAGTACGACTGAAGAAGGAGTTCATAGTTTAATTAATGCGATTCGCAAGCTGAATAAAGCATTAAATATTCCAGAGAAATTTAAAGATGTAAATGTGAATCCTACTGAATTTGAAGCAAAAGCAAACTATTTAGCAGATCGCGCTTTTGAAGACCAATGTACAACTGCGAATCCTAAAATGCCATTAGTTACTGAATTAGCTGAAATATATAGAAAAGCGTATTATGGAAAGTTTGAATAA
- the pflB gene encoding formate C-acetyltransferase, which translates to MSMVEKELKQTDTQLDAWRGFQTEKWDKKMDVKNFIDLNITSYEGDEQFLTAPTTDTKALWDIISELTRKELENGGVLNVDVNTPSTITSHGPGYLDQTIEKIVGLQTDEPFKRSIQPFGGVRMVKDACEAYGFKLPDEIFKVFTDIRKTHNQGVFDAYTTDMRKARKAGIITGLPDAYGRGRIIGDYRRVALYGVDKLIEQKQKELLQLELDVMNEEVIRDREELNEQIRSLHELKQMAEHYGYEISLPAKNAKEAIQWLYFAYLAAIKEQNGAAMSLGRVSSFLDIYIERDLQEGTLTEKEVQELVDHFIMKLRIVKFLRTPEYNELFSGDPTWVTESIGGMALDGKTRVTKNSYRFLHTLYNLGPAPEPNLTVLWSEKLPENFKNYCAKVSIHTSSIQYENDDLMRPHYGDDYGIACCVSAMRIGKQMQFFGARANLAKCLLYAINGGVDEKLGIQIGPEYTPIISEVLDYDEVMKKFDDMLEWLAKLYMNTLNVIHYMHDKYSYERIEMALHDLEIVRTMAAGIAGLSVVTDSLSAIKYAKVKPIRNEKGIAIDFEIEGDFPKYGNNDNRVDSIAISLVETFMNKLNKHQTYRGAIPTMSILTITSNVVYGKKTGTTPDGRKAGEPFAPGANPMHGRDTKGALASLNSVAKLPYEYSLDGISNTFSIIPKALGKEEPIRKQNLHALLDGYMIQGAHHLNVNVFDRQQLIDAMEHPEKYPQLTIRVSGYAVNFVKLTREQQLDVINRTFHGSV; encoded by the coding sequence ATGTCTATGGTTGAAAAAGAATTAAAACAGACAGATACACAGTTAGATGCTTGGAGAGGTTTTCAAACTGAAAAATGGGATAAAAAAATGGATGTAAAAAACTTTATTGATTTAAACATTACTTCTTATGAGGGTGACGAGCAATTTTTAACAGCTCCTACTACGGATACAAAGGCTTTATGGGACATTATAAGTGAATTAACTAGAAAAGAGCTGGAGAATGGTGGAGTATTGAATGTCGATGTAAATACGCCTTCTACCATTACTTCACATGGACCTGGCTATCTTGATCAGACAATAGAGAAAATTGTGGGTTTACAAACAGATGAACCTTTTAAACGTTCAATACAACCATTCGGTGGTGTGCGAATGGTCAAGGATGCATGTGAAGCGTATGGTTTTAAACTACCAGATGAAATCTTCAAAGTATTTACAGATATTCGTAAAACGCATAACCAAGGTGTTTTTGATGCGTATACAACAGATATGAGGAAAGCGAGAAAAGCAGGGATTATTACGGGATTGCCTGATGCCTATGGAAGAGGGAGAATCATTGGTGATTACAGAAGAGTAGCGTTATATGGGGTTGACAAACTAATTGAACAAAAACAAAAAGAGCTGCTTCAATTAGAATTGGATGTCATGAATGAAGAAGTTATCAGAGATCGTGAAGAATTAAATGAACAAATACGTAGTTTACACGAATTGAAACAAATGGCAGAACATTATGGGTATGAAATTTCTTTACCTGCAAAAAATGCAAAAGAAGCGATTCAGTGGTTATATTTCGCCTACTTAGCTGCAATAAAGGAACAAAATGGAGCTGCGATGAGTTTAGGCCGTGTATCCAGCTTCCTAGATATTTATATTGAAAGAGATTTACAAGAAGGTACGCTAACGGAAAAAGAAGTTCAAGAATTAGTTGATCATTTTATCATGAAGTTACGTATTGTGAAATTTTTACGTACGCCAGAGTATAACGAATTGTTTAGTGGGGATCCTACTTGGGTTACTGAATCTATTGGAGGAATGGCACTTGATGGAAAAACAAGAGTAACAAAAAACTCTTATCGTTTCCTTCATACTTTGTATAATTTAGGTCCAGCACCTGAACCAAATTTAACCGTTTTATGGTCAGAAAAACTTCCTGAGAATTTTAAGAACTATTGTGCAAAAGTTTCAATTCATACGAGTTCCATCCAATATGAAAATGATGATCTAATGCGTCCTCACTATGGTGATGATTATGGAATTGCTTGCTGTGTTTCTGCGATGCGTATCGGTAAACAAATGCAGTTTTTTGGTGCAAGAGCAAATCTTGCAAAATGTTTGTTATATGCAATCAACGGTGGAGTTGATGAAAAATTAGGTATTCAGATAGGACCGGAATATACACCCATTATTTCTGAGGTTTTAGATTATGATGAGGTTATGAAAAAGTTTGATGACATGTTAGAATGGTTAGCAAAATTATATATGAATACATTAAACGTTATTCATTATATGCATGATAAATACAGCTATGAACGCATCGAAATGGCATTACATGATCTTGAAATTGTACGAACGATGGCTGCTGGCATCGCTGGTTTATCTGTTGTGACCGATTCATTAAGTGCAATAAAATATGCGAAAGTAAAACCGATTCGTAATGAAAAAGGAATTGCGATCGATTTTGAAATCGAAGGTGACTTCCCTAAATATGGGAATAACGATAACCGTGTAGATTCCATTGCTATCTCACTTGTTGAAACTTTCATGAATAAATTAAATAAACATCAAACTTATCGTGGAGCGATTCCTACGATGTCTATATTAACCATTACTTCTAATGTAGTGTATGGTAAAAAAACAGGCACTACACCTGATGGACGTAAAGCAGGAGAACCGTTTGCACCAGGTGCAAATCCTATGCATGGGAGAGATACAAAAGGTGCACTAGCTTCTTTAAATTCTGTTGCTAAACTGCCTTATGAATACAGCTTAGATGGAATTTCAAATACGTTTTCAATTATTCCAAAAGCTTTGGGCAAGGAGGAGCCAATTCGAAAGCAGAACCTACATGCATTATTAGATGGATATATGATACAGGGAGCCCACCATTTAAATGTAAATGTTTTTGATCGACAACAGTTAATTGATGCGATGGAGCACCCTGAAAAATACCCACAACTAACAATAAGAGTTTCTGGATATGCTGTAAACTTTGTGAAGTTGACAAGGGAACAGCAGTTAGATGTCATAAACCGAACGTTCCACGGTTCAGTATAA
- the pflA gene encoding pyruvate formate-lyase-activating protein: protein MSTTGRIHSLDTFGTVDGPGIRFVLFMQGCALQCQYCHNRDTWDRNKGDIRKVEDILLEIELYIHYYKRSKGGITVTGGEPTLQALFVKELLEACKQRWDLHTALDTSGFNDPKKIEDLLKVTDLLLIDIKEMDDEKHKKLTGQSNERILKLIQYASDNHKKMWIRHVLIPGITDDYNDLYALGAFIGKLKNVEKVEILPYHRMGVFKWQQLGFSYPLKGVRTPSDQELKRAIQVVEKGMAELSLPII from the coding sequence ATGAGCACGACGGGTCGCATACACTCACTAGATACATTTGGAACCGTAGATGGTCCAGGCATAAGATTCGTGCTTTTCATGCAAGGCTGTGCGCTTCAATGCCAATACTGCCATAATCGTGATACATGGGATAGAAACAAAGGAGATATAAGGAAAGTTGAGGATATATTATTAGAGATAGAACTTTATATTCACTATTATAAAAGATCTAAAGGAGGTATAACGGTTACAGGTGGAGAACCGACTTTACAAGCTTTATTTGTTAAAGAGTTGTTGGAAGCTTGTAAACAACGCTGGGATCTTCATACTGCTTTGGATACCTCTGGTTTTAATGATCCTAAAAAAATTGAAGATTTGTTAAAAGTAACTGATTTGCTTTTAATAGATATTAAAGAAATGGACGATGAAAAACATAAAAAGTTGACTGGTCAGTCTAATGAGAGAATTTTGAAGCTCATACAATACGCTTCGGACAACCATAAAAAAATGTGGATAAGACATGTACTGATTCCAGGAATTACTGATGATTATAACGATTTATATGCACTTGGTGCCTTTATTGGCAAGTTAAAAAATGTAGAGAAGGTAGAGATTCTGCCTTATCACAGAATGGGTGTATTTAAATGGCAGCAATTAGGTTTTTCATATCCATTAAAGGGAGTTAGAACCCCATCTGATCAAGAATTGAAAAGAGCAATTCAAGTAGTTGAAAAAGGGATGGCGGAGCTCTCTCTCCCTATAATATAA
- a CDS encoding Crp/Fnr family transcriptional regulator, which translates to MDHLTLNCKSSGQISLFLSDENVDRLKSVMYSHHFLQQQYLFREGEPARKLFYINEGQVKIYKLTDDGKELILYILQEGDMFCEFGGVGDLNFSYSAQALTNCNIGMIEHSDLEMLIYQHGDFAVEFLKWMSLWHRKTESKFRDLLLFGKSGALASTLIRLSNSYGRLTEDGIVLDVKLTNTDIANLIGTTRESVNRLLNKHKDDGIISMKNGTITIHKLNDLKAIVSCPDCPIEICRI; encoded by the coding sequence ATGGATCATCTTACTCTAAACTGTAAATCCTCAGGTCAAATATCTTTATTTTTATCTGATGAAAATGTTGATAGATTAAAAAGTGTAATGTACTCCCATCATTTTTTACAACAACAATATTTGTTTCGTGAGGGAGAACCAGCTAGGAAATTATTTTATATAAATGAAGGTCAAGTAAAAATATACAAACTAACGGATGATGGCAAGGAACTCATTTTGTATATCCTACAAGAGGGAGATATGTTTTGTGAGTTTGGTGGAGTTGGTGATTTGAACTTCAGCTATTCTGCTCAAGCATTAACAAATTGTAATATTGGGATGATAGAGCATAGTGATTTGGAAATGCTCATTTATCAGCATGGTGATTTTGCTGTAGAATTTCTGAAATGGATGAGTTTATGGCATCGAAAAACAGAATCTAAGTTTCGAGACTTGTTATTATTTGGAAAAAGTGGAGCCTTAGCCTCTACATTAATACGATTAAGTAATTCCTATGGAAGGTTAACTGAAGATGGAATCGTATTAGATGTTAAATTGACGAATACCGATATAGCGAATTTAATTGGTACAACAAGAGAAAGTGTAAATAGACTTTTAAACAAACATAAAGACGATGGAATCATCAGCATGAAAAATGGAACCATTACCATCCACAAGCTAAATGATTTAAAAGCCATCGTCTCTTGTCCTGACTGCCCTATTGAAATCTGTCGAATTTAA
- a CDS encoding WIAG-tail domain translates to MKKKRNRNKKMKKIDPSINELVWLDEEKIDSFRENIPIHDISWFPDFQFLNQIPQKSSKKKKKVKKNKPLIYTNPFEFSFEYNSFDDEEPTITYRDKTDSNVDDKQNEQLKTIHQYNNTEFKLNIDEKSTEMFIFFDTPFKNTDYVLVAMTDCSNCFAALNEKTAEYAVIDIVLIENNNEERDEEIEQHGFLSWIAIGES, encoded by the coding sequence ATGAAAAAAAAGCGGAATCGTAATAAAAAAATGAAAAAGATAGATCCCTCAATAAATGAATTAGTGTGGTTGGATGAAGAGAAAATAGATTCCTTTAGAGAGAATATACCCATCCATGACATAAGCTGGTTTCCTGATTTTCAATTTTTAAATCAAATTCCACAAAAATCATCAAAAAAAAAGAAAAAAGTAAAAAAAAATAAACCTCTGATCTATACGAATCCATTTGAATTTAGTTTTGAATATAATAGTTTTGATGATGAAGAACCGACGATAACTTATCGTGATAAAACCGATAGCAACGTTGATGATAAGCAAAATGAACAACTCAAAACGATCCATCAATATAACAATACTGAATTTAAATTGAATATTGATGAAAAAAGTACAGAGATGTTCATTTTTTTTGATACTCCATTTAAAAATACGGATTATGTTCTTGTAGCTATGACAGATTGTTCAAATTGTTTTGCAGCACTAAATGAAAAAACTGCGGAATACGCAGTTATTGATATTGTTCTTATTGAAAATAATAATGAAGAACGAGATGAAGAAATAGAACAACATGGTTTCTTATCTTGGATTGCCATAGGTGAATCGTAG